A single genomic interval of Methylophilales bacterium MBRSF5 harbors:
- a CDS encoding CDP-paratose 2-epimerase: MKILITGGLGFLGSNLAKEAIKNNFELTIFDNMSRVGSEKNYLWLKDIGNFTFFNSDIRNQNDVEEIVSSIKPDHIFHLAGQVAMTTSISNPRKDFEINALGTFNILEAIRKYSPGSSIIYSSTNKVYGDLNQFNYKEGNFRYFCEEMPNGFDENVALDFHSPYGNSKGAADQYILDYSRMFDIKGVVLRHSSMYGGRQFSTADQGWIGWFCLNAAEQKHRKNHQFDISGDGKQVRDVLFTTDMVDLYFLILKNIDKVRGQAFNIGGGPDNSLSILELFNYLNSKLAMQLEYSKKPPRESDQLVFIANIEKIKKFTGWEPKVSWSDGINKMLDWVNSYAKL, encoded by the coding sequence ATGAAAATTCTTATAACAGGTGGATTGGGATTCTTAGGTTCTAACCTTGCAAAAGAAGCAATCAAAAATAATTTTGAGCTTACCATTTTTGACAATATGTCTAGAGTTGGTTCTGAAAAAAATTATCTATGGTTAAAAGATATAGGTAATTTTACTTTTTTTAATTCTGATATTAGAAATCAAAATGATGTTGAAGAGATTGTATCTTCAATAAAGCCAGATCATATTTTTCATTTGGCTGGTCAGGTAGCGATGACAACTTCCATATCTAACCCAAGAAAAGATTTTGAAATAAATGCCCTAGGCACTTTCAATATTCTTGAGGCAATAAGAAAGTATAGCCCTGGTTCATCTATAATTTACTCATCTACAAATAAAGTTTATGGTGATCTGAATCAGTTTAACTATAAAGAAGGCAATTTTCGCTATTTTTGTGAAGAGATGCCTAATGGTTTTGATGAAAATGTAGCTCTTGATTTTCACTCACCTTATGGAAATTCTAAAGGTGCCGCTGATCAATATATTCTTGATTATTCAAGAATGTTTGACATTAAAGGAGTTGTTTTAAGACATTCATCTATGTATGGAGGAAGGCAATTTTCAACTGCTGATCAAGGATGGATAGGCTGGTTTTGTTTAAATGCAGCTGAGCAAAAACATCGTAAAAATCATCAATTCGATATCAGTGGAGATGGTAAGCAAGTTAGGGATGTATTATTCACAACAGACATGGTTGATCTATATTTTTTAATCTTAAAAAATATAGATAAGGTAAGAGGACAAGCATTTAATATTGGCGGCGGACCTGATAATAGTCTATCAATTTTAGAATTATTCAATTATCTTAATTCTAAACTAGCTATGCAGCTTGAATATTCAAAAAAACCACCACGCGAAAGTGATCAATTAGTTTTTATTGCAAATATTGAAAAAATTAAAAAATTTACTGGGTGGGAGCCAAAAGTAAGCTGGTCAGATGGTATTAATAAAATGTTAGATTGGGTAAATTCGTATGCAAAATTATAA
- a CDS encoding lipopolysaccharide biosynthesis protein RfbH has protein sequence MDDKLEKIRGDILQLIKSYSDIKYANNTFIAGETFIPPSGKILDYEELMFMTDSVLDGWLTTGRFNNEFEDKLSNFLGVKHLLTTNSGSSANLLAFSALTSPLLGEKRVFPGSEVITVAAGFPTTVNPILQNGAVPVFIDITKDTHNIDPNLIEDAITNKTRAIMIAHSLGNPFDIERVMELCKKYDLWLIEDNCDALGSRYRNQLTGTFGHIGTLSFYPAHHITMGEGGAVFTNDSLLKKIIESFRDWGRDCYCAPGKDNTCGKRFGWELGNLPKGYDHKYTYSHQGFNLKISDMQAACGLAQISKLDGFIKKRKENYQKLYEGLSKSCLDHIILPEPTKDSDPSWFGFLITVKNPELTPRTAFVEYLNQEKIGTRLLFAGNLTKQPYMVDKNYKVSGVLTNTDFIMNNSFWIGVYPGINDEMIEYMINRIETFLGLNF, from the coding sequence ATGGATGATAAATTAGAAAAAATTCGGGGTGATATTTTGCAGTTAATTAAATCATACAGTGATATTAAGTATGCAAACAATACCTTTATAGCTGGGGAAACATTCATTCCACCCTCTGGAAAAATCTTAGATTATGAAGAACTCATGTTCATGACAGATTCTGTTTTGGATGGATGGCTTACAACTGGGAGATTTAATAATGAATTCGAGGATAAACTATCAAATTTTCTTGGAGTGAAACATTTACTGACTACAAACTCAGGATCATCTGCGAACTTGCTAGCTTTTTCCGCACTGACTTCTCCGCTTTTAGGAGAAAAAAGAGTTTTTCCAGGTAGTGAGGTAATTACTGTTGCGGCTGGATTTCCGACAACTGTCAATCCTATTTTACAAAATGGAGCTGTACCTGTCTTTATTGATATTACTAAAGATACACACAATATAGATCCTAATTTAATTGAGGATGCAATAACTAACAAAACTAGAGCTATTATGATTGCACATAGTTTAGGTAACCCTTTTGATATTGAAAGAGTAATGGAGTTATGCAAAAAATATGACTTATGGTTAATTGAAGATAATTGTGATGCACTTGGATCAAGATATAGAAATCAACTTACTGGCACATTTGGACATATTGGAACATTAAGTTTTTACCCAGCTCATCATATAACAATGGGTGAGGGAGGAGCTGTTTTTACTAATGACTCATTATTAAAAAAAATTATTGAGTCATTCAGAGATTGGGGTAGGGATTGTTATTGTGCTCCTGGTAAAGATAATACTTGTGGTAAGAGATTTGGTTGGGAGCTTGGCAATCTTCCTAAAGGATATGATCATAAGTACACATACTCACATCAAGGTTTTAATTTAAAAATTTCTGATATGCAGGCAGCCTGTGGTTTAGCTCAGATATCTAAATTAGATGGCTTTATTAAGAAAAGAAAAGAAAATTATCAAAAACTTTATGAAGGTTTAAGTAAGTCATGTTTAGACCATATTATTCTTCCAGAACCAACCAAGGATAGTGATCCATCATGGTTTGGTTTTTTAATAACAGTAAAAAACCCAGAACTTACTCCTAGAACTGCTTTTGTTGAATATTTGAATCAAGAAAAAATAGGAACAAGATTACTATTTGCTGGCAACCTAACAAAGCAACCATATATGGTTGATAAAAATTATAAAGTTTCTGGAGTTTTAACAAATACAGATTTTATTATGAATAATAGTTTTTGGATTGGGGTTTATCCAGGAATAAATGATGAAATGATTGAGTATATGATTAATCGAATAGAGACTTTTCTTGGACTAAATTTTTAA